TCAATATAATTTATTACAGCtatttttgcttattttcttGTGTACTTTGTGCTTTCATCAAGATTGCATTTCACTGAATTTCCTATCCAATGCAGGATGCGACAATTGAACAACTTCTCCCAATTTTTCTTTCCCTCTTGAAAGATGAATTCCCTGATGTACGCCTTAATATTATTAGCAAGCTCGATCAAGTCAATCAGGTTTGTGATGTTTAGTGTTTTGGATCTTATTTACTGTGTTTTCCAAATGCTCTCCTTTCTTCATCTATCTTCGGTTTCTTTTCGTGTATGATATATGCATCTCGTGTTGAGATTTTGGCATGTAACTAAGTGTAGTTTATGTGCTTTGCAAACTTGGATAAAGGAAAAGAAGATTTTGATTCTCCTTTTGTAATATCTTGGGCTTCAAATATGATGGTGGATAGCAAGTAAAATTTTCTATAGTCATTCTACTTTTGGCTACAACATGGATCAGTTGTTGATCAATGACTTAGATAGTAGTAGTCTTAGTGTTTTGACTGATGATTCATTACTTTTAACTGCTAAATAATTATACTAAGTGCTCGCAATTTAGtattttttctacccaaaaaaaaaaaaactctggtgttattattattattttttgtaatttagtattttttccactaaaaaaaaacttgcaGTGTTATCTTTTTTCTTGTAACGTGGTCCTTTTCCAATGACATGGTTTATCTtggtttcaaattttgtatttgtcatgcattttttcATGCTGTTGAGTATATCTCTCTACTGATTTATATTGGTATCTAATTGCTCAACATTGCAGGTTATAGGAATCGACTTGTTGTCGCAATCTCTATTACCAGCTATTGTTGAGCTTGCAGAGGATAGGCATTGGAGAGTTCGCCTTGCAATTATTGAATACATACCGCTGTTGGCTAGTCAATTGGGTGTAGGTTTTTTCGATGACAAGCTTGGTGCCCTTTGCATGCAGTGGCTACAGGACAAGGTTGGTGGTATTATGTAAAGTTTCCTTGTAACTGAAGTTGATGACTATAAGTCTGATGACATCAGAGTGTGGATATCCAAAATAAATTAATGTGGGAGAGACGTACTTTCTATGCTAATGAATGCTTACCTGTTCGAGGGGGAAAGCAACCTACCTATTCTTCCATTCAGTTCTGTTTTCTTCCTATGCCAGCTTTTACTTTTCTTTGGTTTTTTGCAGATATTCATTCATCTCAataaaaatcatcaaaacaatACTTCCACTTGTATCATCTCTTTAGTGTGAATATTTTTGCAGCATTCAATTTTGCCCATCAACCCACTAAGCATAATGTTTTCAAGAAAATCCATCTTATCCTCCTTGGACATGTAGTTGGTATATAAGTGCAAATACATTTTTGGCTTTACAGAAAAATTTGTCATGCAGGTTTATTCAATTCGAGATGCTGCTGCTAATAATTTGAAACGCCTGGCAGAAGAATTTGGTCCGGAGTGGGCAATGCAGCATATCATTCCTCAGGTTTGTCCGAGTACTCAACTATAAGAtgcattttttcccttctctatctctctcttttGATTTGCTTGGGGTTGCCAGCTGTGCAAAATGATTGTTCTTATTAAAAATGACTCTGAATCAGTCTGTCCATGTACCTCGTACCGAGTAATTAAGATCTGGAGGTAATCTGCTGCTCAAGTGAATTTTAAGTGGTAAAAATCAACTTAGAATGCACCTGCAACTTGGCTGGTTTTAAACTTTTCCGGTATTATACCTAGTGGACCTggtttttaaaattttcgaAATAGACTGAATCTAAGTGGAGAAAATGGGTGCTTAAAGGGTGTTAAATTATTGATAATGCAATTGTTGCATCATTTTTCTTCTGAGAAGGCCTGTATCAGAACCAGCAGTAAAATGAGTTTGCTCAGTATCAAGCTGCAGAACCAGCTAAGCATTTGTATCATCATAGTTGTTTTTACCATTAAAGTGATCATTAATGTCTTCTATAAAAGTTGTAGTCGAATGGTATTCTTTTATAGTGGTTACATGTTTCGACTGTTTTCTCTAATACTGAGGCAAGAGTCAAGACCATGGAATATATCATTTTCTTGTTGTGTTTTAGCACAAAAAATATGGGGAAAAAgataactttgaaaaattagaaAACGGGGAAGAAAATTAAGAACTTTATCTGATTGTGCAAGTTGAGAAGTAATTTAAAATTGGAACCATGTTGTTCTAGTTTCTTGCTTCCTTGCATATATGGTGCTTTGTTATTCccttagataaaataaatgttAAAGCACCTTTCTACAGGTTTTGGATATGACAAACAATCCACATTATTTGTATCGGATGACCATTCTTCGCGCAATTTCATTACTTGCTCCTGTCATGGGCTCTGAGATTACTTGTTCTAAGTTGCTGCCGGTGGTCAACACTGCATCGAAGGACAGGTCATTGACTTTCTCATATTTAATTTGGTGTTAGTAGGCTTGATTGGATAGCTTCCTGAACCTGCAGTTCTGACATGTTCTCTCTTCAGGGTTCCGAACATTAAATTTAATGTGGCGAAGGTGTTGCAGTCCCTGATTCATATTGTTGACCAATCAGTAAGCATTGCTTGTTTTTCTCTGAATCTTGCTCTTTTTACATGTTGAGTTCGGTTAACTTTGACTTCTTTGTTTTATATGCAAATATTGGGACTTTGTTCGTGCTTAGGTGGTGGAGAAAACGATTCGTCCATGTCTGGTAGAGCTTGCTGAGGATCCTGATGTTGATGTCCGTTATTATGCCAATCAGGCACTTCAATCAATTGAAAGTGTTATGATGTCCAGCTAGACCGTTTTATCAGACGAGAATTCATCACAGAAATTTTTATTCCGGTTTCTTTTCCTGGTGTTTCTGGATAAAGACTGTCTGATTGAAATAGCTAATTCAAAGTTTAGTGTTGATTTTCTCCCTTCACTCGGCTGAGTGCTAGTGTATGGCAATTCCTGAATATTGTTCAGATAATTCGAGGATGCTTGTTGCTAATGTACATGTTTGTCACTTGTAAAATTACAGTTCAATGACAAGCTGCATTGTGCTTGAATTAAAGAGGAGAATGCACGTGACCtctctttttgattttttgatctTTATAGTTGGGGATATAATATCAATGAACATGGTTTTAACGAGTAGAGATGGAAGATTGACCATCAACTTATTTTTGTCTGAACGAGTgcatattcaaaaaaaaagaaaaaaaaaaaagaaagcctTTTATTCATGAACATAATGTGAATAGAAAGAAGACCTTTTCGATCACTccaaattgacaaattttctgaGGGAATGTCCTAACATATCATCaatattattcaaaataaatGTGTATTGTACAGAAATTATGTGTAAAAATATGACTGCGTCCCCAGaactttttttgttttaaggCATTTCCGTAAGCTTCTGTGAGATATTCCGCAGGCTCAATGCAACtttgatgatttggagtggCTGCAACTTACCTGGGGGTTGAGGCAATAAGAAAAGAAGGGTGGCTCCTGCCAAAACATTTCAACCACCAACTCAAGAAAAAAGACCAAAAGATTTCAGCAGTTGATTTCTTCCTCCTTGAGAGCAGTTTAAATAGGACCACAACCAAGAAGCTCTCCACAAAGCACAGCCAACGCCACACTTTCCATCTGCGTTAAGAAATCATTCTTCTCCCACAGACGAGCAAAATAAGATCAAGTATCATGACAGAAGTAAGTGAGAAGCTGGAAGAAGAAAAGTACCTAAACCTAGAGCATCCCCTGTCCAGGTACTTTAAAGTTTCTCGACAACTGTGAATATTGTAGATATGATATAAATTCACTAGCTTGTATCATAgtatctattttattttattttacatattaTTATGATGAAGTTTGGAACATTCCTCCAAAATGGATGCCCATGGACAGGCTTGGTCACGTTATTTGGACCGTTCCTTCATTATTATTTGTCTGAGATTTGGAATTAGCATTTGTATCAGATTatgtattcttttttttttttccttgtttttgacAGGGAAAAGACTTCATGAAGATTTCTGGAACACTCATTTGAGCAAGATTATTTTAGCTACTAAAATCATGAAGGAAGTGACTAGGGTGACGAACCGTTTGATGGCCTCATCCTCGGACCTTCATGATGGTCAAACGTTGGTTTTGGACTAGCAAAACCAACTTCATGATAGTCTTTAAAACACCACCTTAGCTTCCATACTGGGCTAGAAACTAAGGAAAGCATTCAATTTTTCATTTAGCATTATAAACATACAAGTGAAAATATTATTATGTAACTTATTTGTCATTGAAATAATAGTATATCAATTTATCATTTGGTAAGTGTATGAATTTGTTCTTGATCAATTTGAATTTTACTTGCTTGGTTTTGAATCATAAGGGGAGACATTAATACCTGCCATTGACGTTTATTAAGTTGATTCTAGTGCAACTTCCAAATCTCTCCCAAACAATTCCTTCTCAGAAATCTCTAAAATCCCTCCGACACGTACAAAATTTTAGTACATCTTTCTTTGTACAACTGAGTATACATCATTTTCAAGTCCTAGAATTacattctttttcttcctcactATTAAAATGTGGATTTTTATTGGATTACAAACATAAACAATAGGATCGGATCATTTGGTCTTATTTTGGTACCATATGAAAAAAAGGCTTTTGATAACAACTCACTCCTACTTTTCTAAATACAGTACGTAATTCAAACGACGTTAGGAAAAAAACAGGTCTATCTAGATCAAATGGATGTATTGCAGGGTGCGAAATTTGAACTCTCGACCTGTAATTTAGTTTAAAGAGAGATTTTAAATCCCCTTTGATGACCAACACGTCAGCATTTCAAGTACCCACTCTTCTAGTTTACGAAACTCAAGCCAACCACCGGGATTTGCATGAGCAATTTCATGTAGTTACAAGTTTTGGTCAAGAAAAAGGTGCCTGTTGTGCTTGTGCAGCATGCTTTGACGGATAATATTCCACTCCCCCGACTTAGGCAAACTTAAAAAGGCAAAGCATCAGAATATATCTATATTGGTACAGCTATCAAATCGAGTCTGCAGCTTGGCACCTGAAATCAACGATTTCGTCATACAAGTTTTATTCGAGGGATGCATGTGGAATAAAATGAGAGCACGTAACTGAGAGCAAATTATCAAATGGGCGAAAGCAACATATCTCCACTTAGTTATATAAAAGCTTCTCACAATTCACTATTTTGATTCTAAACTTATTACTTGTAGTAAAATATTAGGGAAAACTGCACCAATCGTCCCTCACATATCACaaatgtgaaaatttagtcCTTCAGAACAAAAATGATCAGTTTTAATCCctaacaaacaaaaaatgatcaCCTTTAGACCTTTTTCACTTTTCCGAACAAATTTTGGCCGGAGCTCACTGGGTCCACATGCAATGCCCAATTTTTAAAGGGTAAAAGTGGCAAATCACTGTGTAAAATTCCCCCCTCCCTCTTCCCCTTCCTCTCAAACCATTCTTGATTTCCTTCTCTCAACTTTTCAGAGGGCCAAAGAAGAACCAGCAGTAGAGATTGGAGAAGCAAGAGGAGAGTTTGTGATAGAAATTCAACAAAATCAGAAGTAAAAGTGAGTTGGGCTTTCTTTAATTTACGTATTTGGTTTGTAATTGATTAATTTATTGAAcgattttgttcattttttttttggtgtttttgcGTTCATTTTAGGCATTGTTCCCATGACTTTTGAGGAGAAATCAGAGGCAACTCAGGCGGTGGCTGAAGTGGTTGCTACAAAGGAAGAGGTTTTGAAGGAAGAAAAGGAGATGGAGAAAGTGTAGCAAGTGAAGGATGTGATTGATGGTGATGAATGCAAAGAAGGGAAGATGGTTGAGAAGAGTTCTTCTTATAGGGAAGAAAGTAATTTCCCTTCTGATCTcaaaaagtttgagaaaaaggCTTTGAATGATTTGAAATCGAAGCTGGAAGAAGCCATTTTGGGGAACAATCTCTTTAAGAAAGAAGTGGCTAAAGAGGCTCCAAAGGAGTCACCGAAAAAGGAAGGTGAAATGAAGCATACAAGAAGTAGATGGCCTTTATGTTTTCTGCACAGCATTCAAATGCCTCAAGTTTTGGTGCATAGGCAGCAGCAGACAAATCCTCTTGCTTCATGTGAAAATTGCCCCTTCAAATCTCTATTCAGTTTCTCAGCCAGATAGCATAGACAATAACCATGATAGCAGGCTTCACCAAATATATGGCGTAATGACTCTCTTATTCCTTTCTGGGAATCAGCAATAAATGTGATTTGCCTGGATGTTGAGACAGCAGACTTGAGTTCTGACAGAAACCAATGCCAATTTTCATCAGTCTcttcatcaacaacaacaaaggcTACTAGAAAGACACTATCATTCTCATCTGCAGATGTTGCAGCCAACAATGTGCCTTGATACTTTGAGTACAGAAGAGTGCTGTCAAGGAAAATAAGAGGCCGACAGCCTTGCTGAAAACCAGATATTGATGCATGAAACGAGACAAAGAGCTTGTGGAAGCTGGAGTCCTCCTTTGTCATGAATGTGGCAATACTACCTGGATTTGTTTCCATTATCTTTTGACAGAAGAAGGGTAGTTGGCAGTAGGCCTCTTTATAAGATCCCTAAAGCTGCTCACGGGCAATCTCCTTGGCATGCCATGCCTGCGAGTAGTTCAACTGAATGCCATACTCACGCTTTATGTCCACGGCAATATCCTTAGGCTTGTAATTTGGAGAAACTTTCGACTTTTCCTTGATGATATTTCCACCCTTGTTGCTCTATAACCAGCTTTTACCGAAGTTCCTTCACAACTATGCTTggcattcattttcttgatgcAGATGAGCTGGGTGGTAGCCAATCTGGCCGCATATATTCTCCAAGGGCAACCTTCAGATTTGCATTTGACAGTTACACTGTGACATTTTTGGAGTTTTGGATGATGAGGAGCTCTACAAGAAGACATTTGGGACTGAGGAGAAGCGCATTCAGTTCTTGAGATGGAGAGTCCAGCTTATGGAGAAGGGAATTCAAAAGCTTGATTTCAAGCCTGGCGGTGTCAATTCCTTGCTTCAGATCAATGATCCCAAGAACTCACCCGAGCCATCCAGGAAGGAAGTTCCTGTTGCTACAAAACAAGTTGTTCTTCTTCTCCAAGACAACTATCCTGAATTTGCAGCCAAAAATATGCTTCTtagtttttgtgtttttttttctatgAATGTTTAACTAAAGTTTTGCACACTTGGTCCCTCGCATAATTGGTCAACAGTGATTTGCCACTTTTATCCCTTAAAAATTAGGCATTGCATGTGGACCCAACGAGTTCCGACCAAAATTTGTTCGGAAAAGTGAAAAAGGACTAAAGGtgatcattttttgtttgttagGGATAAAAATTGATCATTTTTGTTCTGAGGgactaaattttcacatttGTGATATGTGAGGGACGATTGGTGCAGTTTTCCCAAAATATTACTAGCATCAAAATGAATATTAGACTCAACATTTCAAGTTGTGTCCATAGTCTATTAATTCAGATAGAATTGTACTGCTAAGTTAAactaattttaattttagataATTAATTTGTGGGAACCTTTCGTTTTGCACTATATTTATTCAATTATGTAAAGATGAGAACCAAATCATGATACATTGCCCCATaaacttcaaaaaatttcaGAAGAAGGCTTGAAACTTTTataaatttttaagtttttatcaCAATCGCCCCatcaattttttgaaaatatccTTCTCCATTGATATCGCTTCCCTGTATCCTGAAAAGTCCTCGTCTTCTCCATCCTGAATAGCTCCACAAAACTATATGAtgagaaatgaaaaatggaagacGATCAACATATTCTTTGGTCGAAATGCTATTTCCTTGAATTAACCCGAGATACCAGTGGAGATTGTTATGTGATTTAAAGTTCAAGAAAAAGCATATGATTAAAAGTAAAGGCAACACTGCCATTGGTTTGACAAAAAATGGGACCATGTACAGCAAACAAAACCTTAAGTACTACTGCTAGAAAAAAGTGAAGACAACAAATTAGAGATGAAAAGTGGGACGTACAAATGTTTTGGAACAGAAGGTGTTAATACTTCGGAAAACAGATAAAAGACGGATGAATGGCAAAACAGCAAATCGTGTACAATTCTTGATTCATATACACGCAAACTCGAGGACAATGATAGAAAACTAGTTGCATGTGGGATGTCAAAGTTAGTGCGCAATTGCACACCAAATTAACACCAGCAATAGAAATATCAGTAGCATTTTAAACCGACGAAAAAGGCCAAAAGGAAAACCAAGAAAGAGAATAACAAAGCAACACCAAAAGAAATTATACATATATTTCAACCATAAACTTTGCTTCTAATTACACATGAAAATATTATATAAAAGCCCGGATTATTGACTATCTACTGATGAAGTTCTTGATTTGGAAGATTAACTCGTCAGTTCGAGTTATAGCGATCTGAGACTTGTTTAGAATCTGAAATGCATGCCCGACCCCTTTAGACACCCCATGCTCGACTTTCTTACCAGCACTAACTAAAGCATTGCAAACCTCCAAATTTCTGTCTTTCAATATGTCCATTTCAGATATACAAACCACCATTGGCACGAGCCTTATATCCTCCAATTTTGGAGCCCCTTTTGCTAGTGGATTGCACCATGGGTGGTCACGGTTCGCCCCCACCGGCAAAGATAGCCTCCAATATGTATCTGATGCTGCCAAAGTAAGCGCTGACCTAGGCGGCTGCACCATATACTTCTCTGAGTAAGTTCTGGACTCTCCTCCAAAAAATGGTTGAATCAAGATCGCCCCCTTAAAGCCTAATGGGCTTAAGGCCTCCAACTTGCCACCGGGCGATCCCAGGCGGATGGCGATGTTGTAGGCGATATTTGCACCAGCACTATCACCAGCAAGGAAGATGCTGGagaggttgcatttgctagTGAACCACTCATTGGCTGCACTGAAGGCTTGTTGTTTGATCCAAAAAAGGGCCTTAATGCCATCATCATATGCTGCTGGAAGAGGGTTTTCTGGGGCGAGACGATAGTTGACTGACATGATCACACAATTGGCTTTTGATGCTAATTTTGCAAGAAATTCATGGTAGCAACTCCAGGAAGCTGAACCGACGCAAAATCCACCACCATGAAAGTATACTAGTAAAGGGAGTTTGGCACGGCATTTGGGCACGTAAAACCGCGCCCAAACGTTTGTACATTTGTCAATGACGATATCTGTGGAGGTCAGGGCCTGATCTGGAGCCACGGCACACGTAACACTTGGCACAAGCTGGGGTCTTTCCACGTGCCCATCTTTGTAAACCTTAATAAGCCCTTCAATTTCTTCATGAACTCTATGTTGCTGATTTTGTTCTTTGTTGAACTGAAGGCTCAAGCTCGGATCAAACGTCATGGCAGCCATTCTCCTCTTTCTCATAAATAAAAGATGTGCAAATCTACCGAAGCCAATTGTTAAATGATGCTTCTGTACTCAAAACGAATATAGACCATGGGCGCCTTTTATACAGGCAGGGGGGCGTAAAATTAGAAGGAGAAATATAAGGTCAGTTTTTGGTTCGGGAATCACATCAAGATTCAAATCCAAAAGTGGGAGGATAGGGGCCTCCTAACTTTCAATACCATTAGGACAATTGGGCAAGATTGATACTAGTCTTCACATGGAGTCTACGAAGGTGGGCAGCAATATACAGATCCCCCTTTCAACACCTTTAGGTTTTAGGTATATCCCAACTGAGAAAAAAAGAATGTGAACGTATTGCCATTTTTCTCACTTCTAATCACTTAAAGGTTCCACACAAGTACCATAAGTCAATCATTCTCACCAAACTAAGGAAACTATTTAACCAAACAAATTTAGTGTTAAGAAAAGTTGATTAAGGCACTAAAAAACGTGTCTCTAGTACAAACACGTTGTCTCGAATACCTGTTTGGATCcttcagtttttcaaaaactagttttttaaatactattaaaattttttaaaaagtattctAAAACAtactttaaaaaatatctcaaaatatattttaaaaactttactactcttaaatatttcaaaattttttctaaaaatatcccaaaatatactttaaaaattttgctacagtaaaatttttcagcaaaatttttcaaaaacaccataaaaatagctaatccaaacggagtccaAAAACCATACGTTAAAGGTTTATTATACATATGGCTAAAGATGTGCATCTTCTATTTTGACTACCCCAAGAACAATATTTTGGAGTGCGTATTTATATAatcaatatttgaaaatttggtgGGGTGATTTCATCTAGTCATGTTTGGACCAATGCATGCAACCGGACCACAACACAACCGACCTCAACTGAGGCTGTCCCCCAAGAAGGCAAGAACATACTTTCGTAGAACAATTAATTATTAAGCTACCTTTAAAATTGGGGAATGCTAGATATTTCACCCACAATGAGATTGGCGTGTGGAACTTGATAGTTGAaagcaatgttttgaaaaccggaccggaccggccggttcgaccggttgaaccgcgaaccggccatggcactttcttttttccatttttcttacaaaatctcatcct
This portion of the Coffea eugenioides isolate CCC68of chromosome 11, Ceug_1.0, whole genome shotgun sequence genome encodes:
- the LOC113753780 gene encoding probable carboxylesterase 17, producing the protein MRKRRMAAMTFDPSLSLQFNKEQNQQHRVHEEIEGLIKVYKDGHVERPQLVPSVTCAVAPDQALTSTDIVIDKCTNVWARFYVPKCRAKLPLLVYFHGGGFCVGSASWSCYHEFLAKLASKANCVIMSVNYRLAPENPLPAAYDDGIKALFWIKQQAFSAANEWFTSKCNLSSIFLAGDSAGANIAYNIAIRLGSPGGKLEALSPLGFKGAILIQPFFGGESRTYSEKYMVQPPRSALTLAASDTYWRLSLPVGANRDHPWCNPLAKGAPKLEDIRLVPMVVCISEMDILKDRNLEVCNALVSAGKKVEHGVSKGVGHAFQILNKSQIAITRTDELIFQIKNFISR